A window of the Branchiostoma lanceolatum isolate klBraLanc5 chromosome 13, klBraLanc5.hap2, whole genome shotgun sequence genome harbors these coding sequences:
- the LOC136447861 gene encoding uncharacterized protein, whose protein sequence is MEFARFLVFCAMIAIGAGQTELDAKLEEYNGNPKEQNEVFFHVAVDVPPRQIECFYQHVGEDAKLSVSWMVMKGAGDDQSIVMKMWDPHGEEMAKKAGTSGEVVRDFDGRDDSVYGAYKMCFYNTDKIFERLVDINVQLTNVNWLEYKEALPEDILEDLDKTHFAESFNRLHTLFRVVALQVEVIKRRMFADFLTVKSNLTYVDRLGMLSCMVIIGSGVMQVYFVRRMFETPNVRGTTNKT, encoded by the exons ATGGAATTTGCTCGGTTTTTAGTATTTTGTGCGATGATCGCTATTGGTGCCGGACAAACAGAGCTGGATGCGAAACTAGAAGAGTATAACGGAAATCCAAAAGAGCAAAATGAAGTTTTCTTCCATGTAGCCGTCGATGTTCCACCGAGACAAATAGAATGTTTCTACCAGCATGTGGGAGAAGATGCCAAACTGAGTGTCAGCTGGATG GTTATGAAAGGGGCCGGTGATGACCAAAGTATAGTGATGAAAATGTGGGACCCACACGGTGAAGAAATGGCTAAAAAGGCCGGCACTTCTGGAGAAGTGGTGCGAGATTTCGACGGGCGTGACGACAGCG TTTACGGTGCCTACAAGATGTGTTTCTACAACACTGACAAAATCTTCGAAAGACTGGTCGACATCAACGTGCAGTTAACCAACGTGAACTGGCTGGAGTACAAAGAGGCCCTGCCAGAAGATATACTAGAGGACCTGGACAAAACGCACTTCGCG GAATCCTTCAATAGACTGCACACGCTCTTCAGAGTTGTAGCCTTGCAAGTCGAAGTCATCAAACGGCGCATGTTCGCAGACTTCCTTACTGTGAAGTCGAACTTGACCTATGTCGACCGTCTGGGTATGCTGAGCTGCATGGTGATCATCGGGTCAGGGGTCATGCAAGTCTACTTCGTGAGAAGGATGTTCGAAACACCGAATGTCCGCGGCACAACCAACAAGACATAG
- the LOC136447860 gene encoding transmembrane emp24 domain-containing protein 5-like has protein sequence MVTLPDTRVKMKGVTIHFLVLSLTCECIVSAWDEDQVFDSNYLPGVESDFSLSLGTTEPECFYQYVGENATLHADFQVLRADGTNKKIFFTVTSPQNTLLNFTHAESIDNFEYDMKKEDAPGTFKICLNNPSKLLKKLVYLYVAVYRLEDWEKYQQKQLPQEMEDMGLGQIMTSLKQVADNVRDIGYIHKVIKLQKLVDFHTVSSSRTYVTRLGMCSCLLIVGSGLLQVYFVRKLLTPHNVRRTSNSA, from the exons ATGGTTACTCTTCCGGACACACGTGTCAAAATGAAGGGCGTTACGATCCATTTTTTGGTCCTCTCTTTAACTTGTGAGTGTATAGTCTCTGCATGGGACGAAGATCAAGTGTTCGACTCCAACTATTTACCCGGAGTAGAGTCTGACTTTTCCTTATCGCTCGGTACGACAGAACCCGAATGTTTTTATCAGTACGTGGGAGAAAACGCAACACTGCATGCTGATTTCCAG GTGCTGAGGGCCGATGGAACCAACAAAAAGATTTTCTTTACCGTCACTAGTCCCCAAAATACTTTATTGAACTTCACGCACGCTGAGAGCATCGACAATTTTGAGTACGACATGAAGAAAGAAGACGCACCAG gtaccttcaagATCTGCCTGAACAACCCCAGTAAGCTGTTAAAGAAGTTGGTGTACCTGTATGTGGCTGTGTACCGTTTGGAAGATTGGGAAAAGtatcaacaaaaacaacttccACAGGAAATGGAAGACATGGGATTGGGACAAATCATG ACTTCGCTGAAGCAAGTAGCCGACAATGTACGAGACATCGGTTACATTCATAAAGTCATCAAGCTGCAGAAACTCGTGGACTTCCATACGGTGTCCTCCAGTCGAACCTACGTCACCAGGCTGGGGATGTGCAGTTGTCTATTAATAGTCGGGTCAGGGTTGTTGCAGGTGTACTTCGTACGGAAATTATTGACACCACACAATGTGAGACGAACGTCAAATTCGGCTTAA
- the LOC136447863 gene encoding transmembrane emp24 domain-containing protein 6-like, with amino-acid sequence MLTQSLLIVTLVFTCSTARDPFDLAGEVFSDFSVVIPRRGEECFYQPVDDEVESMYVQYTALREDILDELQFIVRGPAGQPLKQTSGESDSFDLDFTDDQHPGRGTYSICLYNNYIMKDVIVYLELEVWNENSLADDYEDDDETAEEALDSVSDSLKVVAGNVISMDLHSSKISQRYRRDSVESTYSNAYVNNLGILTCSMIICAGLFQVYFIKHLFNASHVHGIQSPT; translated from the exons ATGCTCACACAAAGCTTACTGATTGTGACCTTGGTGTTTACCTGCTCCACTGCGCGGGATCCCTTCGACCTGGCGGGAGAAGTGTTCTCAGACTTCTCGGTAGTGATACCGAGGCGGGGGGAGGAATGTTTTTACCAGCCGGTTGACGACGAGGTGGAATCCATGTACGTCCAGTACACG GCCCTGAGGGAGGACATCTTGGACGAACTGCAGTTCATAGTCAGGGGCCCAGCCGGCCAGCCTTTGAAGCAAACGTCTGGCGAGTCCGACAGCTTTGATCTGGACTTTACTGATGATCAACACCCTGGGAGAG GGACATATTCCATCTGCTTGTACAACAATTACATCATGAAAGACGTCATTGTTTATTTGGAGCTGGAGGTTTGGAATGAGAATTCCTTGGCTGATGattatgaagatgatgatgaaacagcCGAGGAAGCGTTGGACTCCGTTTCG GACTCTCTGAAGGTAGTGGCTGGAAACGTGATATCCATGGATCTACATAGTAGCAAAATTTCCCAACGATATCGTCGAGACTCAGTCGAATCAACTTACAGCAATGCTTACGTCAATAACTTGGGAATATTAACTTGCTCAATGATTATATGCGCTGGGCTGTTTCAAGTGTATTTCATAAAACATCTGTTTAACGCATCACACGTTCATGGTATCCAGAGTCCTACATAA
- the LOC136447263 gene encoding delta-type opioid receptor-like isoform X1, producing the protein MSASNASSYFSAGEKALRNVLTALGSTFTVVGLAGNLLVIFIILRFPRMRTVSNVYLFSIAFSDLNLLMVAPILIQFYRYGQWTFGPGSCEAESCIKFTSMFASFFLVSAFNVQRYKAIANPIETRQRQSLKRAALICLSLFILALVANLPFCVTSYVVDHELDNRNVTVCRYFWPDWSNISEHAERAHRLYLTCLGFLLPLCLNFTLYVLIIRKLHSQDAFRSAVAGKHLKDSTTVTKMAVMVTASFVICVGPFHMYNFISAVSDIHMSEYVGMWTCVLTFGNSALDPIIYALMGTNFQECMKQLLCRRPLPRHASETQKQLNDSDVLHENIVSP; encoded by the exons ATGAGTGCAAGTAATGCGTCTTCGTACTTTTCCGCTGGCGAGAAGGCCCTGCGAAATGTACTTACTGCTCTCGGATCCACGTTTACAGTTGTAGGCCTTGCAGGGAACCTTCTGGTTATCTTCATCATCTTACGTTTCCCCCGAATGCGAACAGTTTCCAATGTCTATCTGTTCAGCATCGCGTTCTCGGACTTGAACCTTCTCATGGTGGCGCCAATCCTGATCCAGTTCTACCGTTATGGACAATGGACCTTTGGACCGGGTTCGTGTGAGGCAGAGTCTTGTATCAAATTTACGAGTATGTTTGCCAGTTTTTTTCTCGTCAGTGCCTTCAACGTTCAGCGCTACAAAGCCATCGCAAACCCCATAGAAACTAGACAGCGCCAGAGTTTAAAACGAGCTGCTCTGATCTGCCTTAGCCTTTTTATCCTGGCCCTTGTTGCAAACCTACCATTCTGTGTAACGTCCTACGTAGTGGACCATGAATTAGACAACAGAAACGTGACGGTGTGTCGCTACTTTTGGCCAGATTGGAGCAACATCTCGGAACACGCAGAAAGGGCCCATCGGCTGTACCTCACATGTCTGGGGTTTCTGCTGCCCCTCTGTCTGAACTTCACCTTGTACGTCCTCATCATTCGCAAGCTGCACAGCCAAGAC GCTTTCCGTTCTGCTGTGGCCGGGAAACACCTGAAAGATTCCACAACAGTCACTAAAATGGCAGTTATGGTGACAGCATCATTCGTCATCTGCGTGGGTCCGTTCCACATGTACAACTTCATCAGTGCAGTATCAGACATCCACATGTCCGAGTATGTAG GAATGTGGACCTGTGTGCTAACCTTCGGGAACAGCGCCCTGGACCCCATCATCTACGCACTCATGGGGACCAACTTTCAGGAGTGCATGAAACAATTGCTCTGTCGGCGGCCACTGCCAAGGCATGCTAGTGAGACACAGAAGCAACTAAATGATTCAGACGTTCTTCATGAAAATATCGTTTCTCCCTGA
- the LOC136447263 gene encoding somatostatin receptor type 4-like isoform X2 has protein sequence MSTSSWDLSLSERVLRNAGTAVGSMFAAVGIAGNLLVMFIILRFPRMRTVPNVYLFCIAFSDLTILTVAPIIIHFYRVGQWTFGPGSCEAESCIKFTSVFASFFLVSAFNVERYQVIMHPLETRQRQSLRKAALICLGMFLLAMVANLPFCVTSVVVEEVIDGRNATVCRYFWPEWNSVPEFAEKARRLYLTSLGFLLPLCLNFTLYVLIIRKLRNQDAFRSAAAGQRGKDSTTAVTKMAAFVTATFIICTGPYHMYNFISAVSDIHMSEFVGMWTKQLTFGNSALDPIIYALMGTNFQECMKQLFCRQPQVKGRSEGSSNEPGSFYAMDEIE, from the exons ATGAGTACTTCGTCTTGGGACTTATCTCTGAGCGAGAGGGTCCTGCGCAATGCAGGTACTGCTGTCGGGTCTATGTTTGCAGCAGTTGGTATAGCAGGAAACCTGCTTGTCATGTTCATCATCTTGCGTTTCCCTCGAATGCGAACTGTTCCCAATGTTTATCTGTTCTGCATCGCGTTTTCGGACTTAACCATTCTCACTGTGGCTCCGATCATCATCCACTTCTACCGTGTCGGGCAGTGGACATTCGGGCCGGGCTCGTGTGAAGCAGAGTCTTGTATCAAGTTCACCAGTGTGTTCGCCAGTTTCTTTCTCGTCAGCGCCTTTAACGTGGAGCGCTACCAGGTCATCATGCATCCACTAGAAACACGGCAGCGCCAGAGTTTGAGGAAGGCCGCTCTCATCTGTCTGGGTATGTTCCTACTGGCAATGGTTGCAAACCTGCCATTCTGCGTGACTTCCGTCGTCGTGGAGGAAGTCATAGACGGCAGAAACGCGACGGTGTGCCGCTACTTTTGGCCCGAGTGGAACAGCGTTCCGGAGTTTGCCGAGAAAGCACGGCGACTTTACCTCACCAGTCTGGGGTTTCTACTGCCGCTCTGTCTGAACTTCACCTTGTACGTCCTCATCATTCGTAAGCTGCGAAATCAGGAT GCGTTCCGTTCTGCTGCCGCCGGACAACGCGGGAAGGATTCCACCACAGCCGTTACCAAAATGGCGGCTTTTGTGACAGCAACGTTTATCATCTGCACGGGTCCGTACCACATGTACAACTTCATCAGCGCAGTATCAGACATCCACATGTCCGAGTTTGTAG GTATGTGGACCAAGCAGCTGACCTTCGGGAACAGCGCCCTGGACCCCATCATCTACGCACTCATGGGGACCAACTTTCAGGAGTGCATGAAACAGCTGTTCTGTCGGCAGCCGCAGGTAAAGGGGCGGTCAGAGGGTAGCAGCAACGAACCGGGCTCATTTTACGCGATGGATGAAATAGAGTAA